Proteins from a genomic interval of Siniperca chuatsi isolate FFG_IHB_CAS linkage group LG10, ASM2008510v1, whole genome shotgun sequence:
- the mfsd4ab gene encoding major facilitator superfamily domain-containing protein 4B, with protein sequence MFVDERIVTLFKRNAHHTLTYWSVFFSFGLCIAFLGPTILDLQCQTNSTLSQITWVFFSQQFCLLIGSSVGGVFKRTLFSALAALFVSALIISVIFAIIPLCNNVLLLAIAMAVSGLAMGIIDTIANIQLVTIYQRDSAVFLQALHFFIGFGALVSPLIADPFLSETGCGNHTGNGTAIMHHFRNMLRNSPIAEHNITQSHLHHEGWEESGVHYAFWIMALINLPVPIAVLLLMYREQLIPCCPSGTPRLLDKDELAMENQQGAEGPDVEQKEHEAGGHGDIFSCCQNDNLRGLPVSFFMIHILGGMVLFMTDGIVGAYAGFVYTYGVAPPMSLPHKTAGYLASVFWAAITAGRLLSIPLSYRFQPVRLLMFNLAGAIVTVLMLLIFYTSSIFLFVGTCLCGLFLSSIFPCMLAYTEDILDYQGCATSVLVTSAGLGEMVMQVLVGSIIQTEGSYSFLLCGMIIACIGFILFICLLLFHRMHRNYLTGTTKKSAMVEEPATEQSGSAKTEQKDEKESS encoded by the exons ATGTTTGTGGATGAGCGGATAGTAACTCTGTTTAAAAGGAATGCCCATCACACACTTACCTACTGGAgtgttttcttcagctttggACTCTGCATTGCTTTCCTTGGACCTACAATTTTGGACTTGCAATGTCAAACAAACTCAACACTTAGTCAGATTACCTGGGTATTCTTTTCCCAGCAGTTCTGCTTGTTGATTGGCAGCTCTGTTGGTGGTGTTTTCAAGAGGAC GTTGTTCAGTGCTTTAGCTGCCTTATTTGTCTCTGCTCTCATCATCTCTGTAATATTTGCCATCATCCCTCTGTGCAATAATGTTCTCCTGCTTGCCATCGCCATGGCTGTGTCTGGGTTGGCGATGGGCATTATTGACACCATCGCTAACATCCAACTGGTGACCATCTATCAGAGGGACTCGGCTGTTTTCTTACAG GCTCTTCATTTCTTCATTGGGTTTGGAGCCCTAGTGAGCCCACTGATTGCAGATCCTTTCCTCTCAGAGACGGGCTGCGGGAATCACACAGGGAATGGGACTGCGATCATGCATCATTTCAGGAACATGCTGAGAAACAGTCCAATTGCAGAGCACAACATAACTCAGAGCCACCTGCACCATGAGGGATGGGAAGAGTCTGGTGTGCACTATGCCTTCTGGATCATGGCACTTATCAAT CTGCCTGTGCCCATTGCAGTCCTGTTACTGATGTATCGGGAGCAGCTGATCCCATGTTGCCCCAGCGGCACTCCTCGTCTTCTGGACAAAGATGAACTAGCAATGGAGAACCAGCAGGGGGCCGAGGGCCCAGATGTGGAGCAGAAGGAACATGAAGCTGGAG GTCATGGGGATATCTTTAGCTGCTGTCAGAATGATAACCTGCGCGGGCTGCCAGTATCCTTCTTTATGATTCATATCCTTGGTGGGATGGTGCTCTTCATGACCGATGGTATTGTG GGTGCATATGCCGGCTTTGTGTACACCTATGGTGTGGCACCACCTATGTCACTGCCTCATAAGACAGCGGGCTACCTGGCCAGTGTCTTTTGGGCAGCGATCACTGCTGGACGTCTGTTGTCCATTCCTCTCTCGTACCGTTTCCAGCCTGTGAGACTGCTCATGTTCAACCTG GCAGGTGCTATTGTTACTGTGTTGATGCTGCTCATTTTCTACACCAGCAGCATCTTTCTGTTTGTCGGGACCTGTTTATGTGGGCTTTTCCTCAGCAGCATATTCCCCTGTATGCTAGCCTATACTGAAGACATCCTTGATTATCAGG GATGTGCAACGTCAGTCCTGGTGACAAGTGCAGGCCTGGGAGAGATGGTAATGCAGGTTCTGGTTGGCTCA ATTATCCAGACTGAAGGCAGCTACAGCTTCCTGCTGTGTGGAATGATAATCGCCTGCATTGGTTTTATCCTCTTCATTTGTCTCCTGCTGTTCCATCGAATGCACAGAAATTACCTCACAG GAACGACGAAAAAGTCAGCCATGGTGGAGGAACCAGCAACAGAGCAGAGTGGCTCTgccaaaacagaacagaaagatgagaaagagagcagcTGA
- the LOC122883113 gene encoding acidic mammalian chitinase-like yields the protein MTSLYKVVMGKVLFVMALALLLHAQLGSSFILSCYFTNWAQYRPPPTIYMPNDIDPCLCTHLLYAFATIKNNQLATYEWNDVELYSQFNALKNKNGNLKTLLSVGGWNFGSTGFSQMVLSPANRQTFISSVISFLRKYEFDGLDIDWEYPANRGGPPEDKQYYSVFLEEMRAAFENEAKQSNKARLLMSAAVAAGKSNIDSAYQIPKLGQALDMINVMTYDFHGSWDPMTGECSPLFRGPEDQGGFIYFNVDYAMSYWKSQGAPAEKLIVGFPTYGNTFTLRNPANHGVGAPIVGAGTPGKYTQEAGELAYFEICGFLKDGATEVWNQAQDVPYAYKGNQWVGYDNMKSFQIKVDWLTKSNYGGAMVWTLDMDDYLGTFCNQGKYPLINVLKKGLNLEQASCAPPATRLPPIAGVSTTPGGSSGGSSGGSSSGGSSSGGDSGTSGMDSGFCAGKASGMYPDPTNKNQFYNCSSGKTYFEHCAAGLVFDSSCSCCNWS from the exons ATGACCTCCTTGTACAAGGTAGTCATGGGCAAAGTACTGTTTGTGATGG CCCTGGCCCTGCTGCTGCATGCGCAGCTTG GCTCATCCTTTATACTGTCATGCTACTTCACAAACTGGGCACAGTACAGACCACCTCCAACCATTTATATGCCCAATGACATCGACCCATGCCTGTGTACCCATCTGCTGTATGCCTTCGCCACCATAAAGAACAACCAACTGGCCACCTATGAGTGGAATGATGTGGAGCTTTACAGTCAGTTCAACGCCCTGAAGAACAA GAATGGCAACCTGAAGACTCTTCTGTCTGTTGGAGGATGGAACTTTGGCTCTACAGG GTTTTCACAAATGGTGTTGAGCCCTGCCAACCGTCAGACCTTCATCAGCTCAGTCATTTCATTCTTGAGGAAGTATGAGTTTGATGGGCTTGACATTGACTGGGAGTATCCAGCCAACAGGGGAGGTCCTCCTGAGGATAAGCAGTACTACTCTGTTTTCCTGGAG GAGATGAGAGCTGCATTTGAGAATGAGGCCAAGCAGAGCAACAAGGCTCGACTTCTGATGTCTGCTGCTGTCGCTGCTGGAAAGAGCAACATTGATTCTGCTTATCAGATTCCCAAGCTTGGCCA GGCCTTGGATATGATCAATGTCATGACATATGACTTCCATGGCTCTTGGGATCCCATGACTGGCGAGTGCAGTCCCCTGTTCAGAGGCCCTGAGGACCAGGGTGGCTTCATCTATTTCAATGTG GATTATGCCATGAGCTACTGGAAGAGCCAGGGAGCCCCAGCTGAGAAACTGATTGTTGGTTTCCCTACATATGGCAACACATTCACTCTTAGGAACCCTGCTAACCATGGTGTTGGAGCACCTATTGTTGGTGCTGGAACTCCAGGAAAGTACACACAAGAGGCTGGAGAACTTGCTTACTTTGAG ATCTGCGGCTTTTTGAAAGATGGAGCAACTGAGGTTTGGAACCAGGCCCAGGATGTGCCATATGCCTACAAGGGAAACCAGTGGGTGGGCTATGACAACATGAAGAGCTTCCAGATCAAG GTTGACTGGCTGACTAAGAGTAACTATGGAGGTGCCATGGTGTGGACCCTTGACATGGATGACTACTTGGGCACTTTCTGTAACCAGGGAAAATACCCACTGATTAATGTTCTCAAAAAGGGCCTTAATCTGGAACAAGCAT CCTGTGCCCCGCCTGCCACTCGACTTCCTCCAATCGCAGGAGTGAGCACGACTCCCGGaggcagctctggaggcagctCTGGAGGAAGCTCCAGCGGCGGCAGCTCCTCTGGTGGGGACTCAGGCACCAGCGGCATGGACAGCGGGTTCTGCGCTGGAAAGGCCAGCGGCATGTACCCTGACCCAACAAACAAGAACCAATTCTACAATTGCAGCAGCGGCAAAACTTACTTCGAGCACTGTGCTGCTGGTCTGGTCTTTGACAGTTCCTGCTCTTGTTGCAACTGGTCTTAA
- the LOC122883117 gene encoding CMRF35-like molecule 3 produces MLHTLLLLHIVLSIPIMGTSGIFFNAPVLCLFWLTKHAVDLVQLSAPEVVTATYGGSVTVSCQYDHQFREYTKYWCKGPKYELCTIVVKTPRNRYRGRSSIADDKEAGVFTVTMTSLRESDEDTYWCVIARIGWNVYTGVRLCVSHTVITTTTTPAKDEIR; encoded by the exons ATGTTGCACACTTTACTTCTGCTTCACATTGTTCTCTCCATTCCCATCATGGGAACCTCAGGCATCTTCTTCAATG ctccAGTTCTCTGTCTCTTCTGGCTAACAAAGCATGCAGTGGACTTAGTTCAGCTGTCAGCTCCAGAGGTGGTAACAGCAACATATGGAGGTTCTGTGACAGTGTCTTGTCAGTACGACCATCAGTTCAGAGAATACACGAAGTACTGGTGCAAAGGACCGAAATATGAGCTGTGTACCATAGTGGTGAAAACACCTAGGAACCGATATAGAGGCAGAAGCTCCATTGCAGATGATAAGGAGGCAGGAGTCTTCACTGTAACTATGACTTCTCTCAGAGAAAGTGATGAGGATACGTACTGGTGTGTCATTGCAAGAATTGGATGGAACGTATACACTGGTGTCAGGCTCTGTGTCTCCCACACAG TGATAACAACCACAACCACACCAGCCAAAGATGAAATAAGGTGA
- the LOC122883122 gene encoding cell division control protein 42 homolog isoform X1: protein MQTIKCVVVGDGAVGKTCLLISYTTNKFPSEYVPTVFDNYAVTVMIGGEPYTLGLFDTAGQEDYDRLRPLSYPQTDVFLVCFSVVSPSSFENVKEKWVPEITHHCPKTPFLLVGTQIDLRDDPSTVEKLAKNKQKPITPETAEKLARDLKAVKYVECSALTQRGLKNVFDEAILAALEPPETQRKRKCCLF, encoded by the exons ATGCAGACTATCAAATGTGTTGTGGTGGGTGATGGAGCAGTGGGAAAAACCTGCCTATTGATTTCATACACCACCAACAAATTCCCCTCTGAATATGTACCAACA GTTTTTGACAACTATGCAGTAACTGTAATGATTGGGGGTGAACCGTACACCCTTGGCTTATTTGATACAGCAG GTCAGGAGGATTATGACCGGTTACGACCACTAAGTTACCCACAGACAGATGTCTTTTTAGTCTGTTTCTCAGTTGTTTCACCTTCCTCGTTTGAGAATGTTAAAGAAAAG TGGGTTCCTGAAATAACTCACCACTGTCCCAAGACCCCGTTCCTGTTGGTAGGCACTCAGATCGACCTGCGTGATGATCCCTCCACAGTGGAGAAGCTAGCCAAGAACAAACAGAAGCCAATCACCCCTGAGACAGCGGAAAAACTTGCTCGTGACCTTAAGGCAGTGAAATATGTTGAGTGCTCAGCCCTAACACAG CGGGGACTGAAGAACGTATTTGACGAGGCTATCTTAGCCGCTTTAGAGCCCCCTGAAActcaaagaaagagaaaatgctgtttgttctgA
- the LOC122883122 gene encoding cell division control protein 42 homolog isoform X2, which translates to MQTIKCVVVGDGAVGKTCLLISYTTNKFPSEYVPTVFDNYAVTVMIGGEPYTLGLFDTAGQEDYDRLRPLSYPQTDVFLVCFSVVSPSSFENVKEKWVPEITHHCPKTPFLLVGTQIDLRDDPSTVEKLAKNKQKPITPETAEKLARDLKAVKYVECSALTQKGLKNVFDEAILAALEPPEPKKRRKCVLL; encoded by the exons ATGCAGACTATCAAATGTGTTGTGGTGGGTGATGGAGCAGTGGGAAAAACCTGCCTATTGATTTCATACACCACCAACAAATTCCCCTCTGAATATGTACCAACA GTTTTTGACAACTATGCAGTAACTGTAATGATTGGGGGTGAACCGTACACCCTTGGCTTATTTGATACAGCAG GTCAGGAGGATTATGACCGGTTACGACCACTAAGTTACCCACAGACAGATGTCTTTTTAGTCTGTTTCTCAGTTGTTTCACCTTCCTCGTTTGAGAATGTTAAAGAAAAG TGGGTTCCTGAAATAACTCACCACTGTCCCAAGACCCCGTTCCTGTTGGTAGGCACTCAGATCGACCTGCGTGATGATCCCTCCACAGTGGAGAAGCTAGCCAAGAACAAACAGAAGCCAATCACCCCTGAGACAGCGGAAAAACTTGCTCGTGACCTTAAGGCAGTGAAATATGTTGAGTGCTCAGCCCTAACACAG AAAGGATTAAAGAATGTGTTTGATGAGGCAATACTGGCTGCCCTGGAGCCTCCTGAACCTAAGAAAAGACGTAAATGTGTTCTGCTCTAA
- the LOC122883121 gene encoding F-box only protein 6-like isoform X3, with protein sequence MKRKAKAMGATHSSASVSKRSVPSVSQEDLFPVPLEILEEIFLNLPADQVVCICRLVCHQWKEVADSESLWRERCRREGYRLCDASKIPKDWRLFYFLCKKRRNLLKNPRGEHKMKNWQILENGGDGWKVEGVMVPHPNEKVQKNFVTSYGMCKKSQLIHLEMEGYNPLFMDDFQPDIKISDWYAPRWDCGSEYEIRVELLNQQKKSIQTFAPETVYFEQWNDQKWNQMTHVFQNYGPGVRYIRFTHGGKDTQFWAEWYGIRVTDSCVEICPAIVS encoded by the exons ATGAAGAGGAAAGCTAAAGCTATGGGTGCAACTCACAGCTCTGCTTCAGTCTCCAAACGGAGTGTGCCCTCGGTGTCACAGGAAGAC TTGTTCCCTGTTCCTCTGGAGATCCTGGAGGAGATCTTCTTGAATCTTCCTGCTGATCAGGTGGTTTGTATTTGTCGGTTAGTGTGCCATCAATGGAAAGAAGTGGCTGACAGTGAgtctctgtggagagagagatgtagaaGAGAAGGATATCGCCTCTGTGATGCTTCCAAAATACCCAAAGACTGGAGGTTGTTTTACTTCTTGTGCAAGAAGAGAAGAAATCTTCTCAAGAATCCAAGAGGAGAAC ATAAGATGAAGAATTGGCAGATATTGGAGAATGGTGGTGATGGATGGAAAGTAGAGGGAGTTATGGTGCCACATCCAAATGAGAAAGTCCAGAAAAACTTTGTGACCTCTTATGG AATGTGCAAGAAGTCGCAGCTGATTCATTTGGAGATGGAAGGTTACAACCCATTGTTTATGGATGACTTCCAGCCAGACATCAAAATATCTGATTG GTACGCGCCACGTTGGGATTGTGGCAGTGAATATGAGATCCGTGTAGAGTTGCTGAATCAACAAAAGAAATCCATCCAGACATTTGCCCCTGAGACTGTTTACTTTGAGCAGTGGAATGATCAGAAATGGAATCAG ATGACCCATGTATTCCAGAACTACGGACCTGGGGTGAGATACATCCGTTTTACCCACGGAGGCAAGGACACACAGTTCTGGGCAGAATGGTATGGAATTCGTGTTACTGACAGCTGTGTTGAGATATGTCCAGCAATCGTCTCATAG